Sequence from the Nocardia cyriacigeorgica GUH-2 genome:
GTCTTCGCGCATATCGCCCTCCTCCGATACAGACCTACCGCTTGCAATATACAACCACCAGTGGCACCGGCGCCCAGCACGGCCGCCCCCAGCCCCATGAACGTGACCAGCTGTCGGATCATTCGATTCAATCAACCGCTCTACTTCCTGGCATCGACCGCATTCGGCCGCTGCTGTGACAGGCTGAGCGCATGAGCTCCCCCGCCGGCAATCGCCAGGGCGACGCCACCCGGCTGCGCCTGATCAAAACAGCCGAGCGCCTGTTCGCCGATCAAGGCGTCGACGCGGTCTCGGTGCGGGCCATCAATACCGCGGCCGGGCTCGGCGCGGCCTCGGTTCACTATCACTTCGGCAGCAAGGACGAACTGCTCGCCGCCGTTCTGATCGAACTCGGTGCGTCGGTGCGCGATCGCATCCGCACCAACGTCGATCTACTGGCCGACGCACCGCATCCACCGGATGCCGAAGCGCTGGTGCGGGCGGTCACCACGCCATATCTCGAACTGCTGCAACGTCATCGCACGCGAGGAATGCGCTGGGTCAAGATCATCGCCCAGATCGCACCGCAAGGTCATCCCGCGCTCGCGGCGACCGACCAGCATCTGCCCGAGGTCCTGTTCACCCAGGTCCGCCGAGCGTTCCCGGACGCCGACCCGCAGCGGCTGGCCGCCCGGTGGGCGGTGTCGCTGATGGGATTCGTGCAGGCGCTGAGCCAGGCCGACGACTGGAGCCGCGACGGCACCCGCCTCACCCCCGAGGAGCTGGCGACCTTCCACGAGGACATCGTGACGTTCGTGATCGGCGGCGTCGAACGTCTC
This genomic interval carries:
- a CDS encoding TetR/AcrR family transcriptional regulator, translating into MSSPAGNRQGDATRLRLIKTAERLFADQGVDAVSVRAINTAAGLGAASVHYHFGSKDELLAAVLIELGASVRDRIRTNVDLLADAPHPPDAEALVRAVTTPYLELLQRHRTRGMRWVKIIAQIAPQGHPALAATDQHLPEVLFTQVRRAFPDADPQRLAARWAVSLMGFVQALSQADDWSRDGTRLTPEELATFHEDIVTFVIGGVERLLGS